CATAGTCCTTCCCGGTCTGCTCGGGTTCGCTGCTGGCAAGCGGTATGACGATGATCTTCGCACGGCCGGGCCCGCCGGCGAGATCCACAAAATGCTTCATGATCGCGGTCGTGCGCTCACCGCCCCCGATGATCACCAGATGCCCTTTGGCTTCACCGGCCACTGCAGACGTCAGCGCCAGTCCCGCGATGAGACTGAGGAGAAGAGGGAGGAGCGTGCGGAATGGTCTCATGTGCGTCCCGATACACGTTTGATGATCTCGAATGCAATTTCTTCGGTCTTGACGAGGTCCTCGATGAGGATGAATTCATCGTCGCCGTGCGGGTTCTGGGCGCCGATGCCGAGATTGACGGCCGGAACTCCCTTGCCGTTCAGCATGTTGGCGTCGCTACCGCCGAGGTATTCGATAGGATTGGGTTTCAGGCCAACGGAAAGCAGGATCTCATCCGTCATGCGGATGAGATCGCTGTCCGTCGCGAGCCTGAACGGGGCGAAGTCTTCCTGCGCCTGGAACTCTACGGCACCACCGAACTCCGAAGCCACGGACTGGAAGGTCTCGCGAAGGAACGCGAGGTGTTCCTCGATGACGCGCTTGTCATATTCACGCACTTCGCCTTCGAGCTTGCATTGCGCGGGAACAACGTTCGTCGCCGTCCCACCGTGGATCATGCCGATATTCGTGGTCATCGTCGGGCTCAGGCGCCCCTGCGGGATCCGGCGGATGGCCTCTGCGGCCATGGTAATGGCGCTCACACCCTTTTCGGGTGCGACGGCGGCATGCGAGGGCTTGCCGATGAAGGTCGCGGTGTACAGGGAGCAACCGACACATGACTGAATGTACGTGCCGGGCCGTTTCGAGCAATCAAACACGAAGCACTGCTTGACATTATACGGAGCAAGGTCGACGTACTTCGAGCCGTAGAGGCCGAGTTCTTCGCCGACACTGAACACGACGATGAAATTGGCTTTCGCTCCCGAAAGGGCATGCTGGCGGAGGGCGTGCATGAGCACTGCCGTGCCGGCGCGGTTGTCCACGCCCAGGGCCGTTGTCCCGTCACTGGAGATGCGGGTGTCGGTCACCACCGGATTGACATGGAGTGTCGGGCGGGGTGTATCCATATGGGCCAGAAGAGCGACCGCCGGAAGAGCCGGGTCGAACCCCGCGGGAATACAAATGAGGTTGCCACACTCTCCCTGGAAATGCGGAGCGGTGTTGTCCTCCACGACCTTCACCGAGAGCCCGTCCAGGTATGCCCTGACGAATTCCGCCATCGGGCGTTCGCGGAGCGACTGGGCTTCCACCTTGACTGCATTGACAAAGAGTGAAACCAGATCTGAATGCATGGTGTGAATGTTTTCTCGGATGAGGGGGGAGGTGAAACTTTCGTTTCGTGAGCAATATAGTGCTCTCGAACCGACTTGTCAAGCGGAATTTCTTGGTTGTGGCTAAGAAATGCACGTCCGGTTGTCCTCCGGTCAGAGGATTCCCGGCGGGGGAGGAGCAGGGTTCAATTTGCCCGGGCGCTTGATGTCCCGGTCCGGGGGATCAAATCGTGGATCTCAAGAGCGGAGTGCTTCGATGATGCGCGACACTTTGTCGGCGTCCACCACTCTGCGTTCTCCCGTCCGGAAGAGACCGCCAGAGATCTCCTCATGTGCCGGAGATGTCGCTCCCGATCCCACATGGATATCCCTCACGCCGGTCTTCTCCCTTATCTCCCGGGCATTCCCGGCTGTGATCCCGACCCCCGCCATGATCTCGATGCGGCCGCTGGCCTGCAAGATCAGTTGTCGTAACACCTCGATGCCCCTTGCCGCCGATGGCGCCTGGCCTGAGGTCAGCACCCGACGGACGCCGGAGGCGATCAGGACTTCAAGGGATCGGAGAGGATCGGTGGTAGCGTCGAAGGCGCGGTGAAACGTGACGATCATCGGGCTTGCGAGCGCAACCAGCTCGCGTGTCCTGGGCTCGTCGACCACGCCATCCCGTGTCAGGATGCCAAACACTACGCCATCCGCCCCGAGCTCCCGTGCAAAGGTTACATCCCTCTTCATCACCTCATATTCCGCATCGCTGTAGCAGAAGTCCCCGGCCCGCGGCCTGATCATGACATGGATGCCTATGCTTGTGGTACTCCGGGCCGCGGCGATCATGCCGGCACTCGGGGTTATGCCGTCCTCAGCGAGATCCGCGCAGAGTTCAACCCGTTGGGCGCCTCCCCGCTCAGCAGCGATGCACGATTCGACAGAGTCGAGGCAGATTTCGAGTACCGTTGGTAGGTTCATTTCCTCAGATCCCGATCATTGGCTATAGAAGAAGTGCCGGCCATTGAATGGAACAGGGGGTAGATGGGGCCGGAACCTGGAGTAAGCGCCTGAAAGCGAAAAAGGCATCCGGTTGAGGGATGCCTTTTCGTACAGCGGTTGTAGCGGGGCCAGGACTTGAACCTGCAACCTTCGGGTTATGAGCCCGACGAGCTACCAATTGCTCCACCCCGCGGTGTGTACATCTTTAACAGCGAATAAATATAACAACTCCGGGGGTCAGAGTCAAGTCCGGCAACCGATATCTTTTATAGTGCCTCACAACCAGTTCGACCCCAGTTCTCGTGGCTTTTAGAGCATTTCTTGTCTCTTCGCGGGGGGCGCGCGCACGATCTGAACAAGAATCCTTTCGGTACTGGTCGCTTGCCGTGGTCAAATGAGCGGGTGGGAATCTATTGAGTGTTCACGTCCACCCAGCGCGCGAAGCTCTGCATGAATTTCGTCAGGAAGGCCTTCGTCGAGTCATTGATCAGCAGACCCTGCTCGTCGAAGAGCTTTCCGACATTGCCGATGTAGGCCTCCGGTCCCGCCATTGCGGGAACGTTCAGGCAGACGAGCATCTGCCGGAGGTGGTGGTGTGCCCCGAATCCACTGATCCCTCCGGTGGAGATACTGACGACTCCACCAGGTTTCCCGTCCCATACGTTCTGCCCCTTCGGGCGCGATGCGACATCGATCGCGTTCTTGAGCGCCGCCGGGATCGACCGGTTGAACTCCGGCGTAATGAAGAGAACGCCGTCGAACGGTTTGAGGCGAGCACGGAACTCCACCCACTCCGGCGGTGGCGCGCTTTCACGGTCCTCATTATAGAAGGAGAGATGGCCGATCTCAAGGATCTCCATCGTCAGAGACGCGGGCGCGACAGCCATCAGTGCCTTCGCCGTCTTGCGACTGTAGGCTTCCTTCCTCAGACTTCCGACGAATACCGCGATGCGATGTGATCCCATGCTCATCCCTTCTGGAAAAACCTTCACTGGTACATGGACCCCGTGCCGGCTGCACCCGTAAGAACGTGGTGGCCAGCGCAGACCCCGATCAAGGCTGAGTTAACAGCAGAACTGCAAAGGACGCAAGCCAATGCTCTCCTTCGTAGTTGCCGCTGGCGACATATGACAGGCCGGCTGTTTCATGGACACGGGCCGATGCGAGCAGCGTGGCCTTGAGCGGATCATCGTTCGCGAGTGCCGATGCGATACCACGCATGGCCCAGGCCCGGCTCAGGTTCAATCCATCCAGATGGACGAGCTTAGGATCTGACCGGTCCGTGACGATTGCCGGATGCAACAGCGCCGGTCTCTCGGGACCGGCAAGCTCGCGCCCGAAGGTCTTGAACCAGCTCCGGAAATCACCCTGAGGCAGGACGCGCCTCATCAGATCCGCTTCCATCAATGCCGGGGAGAAGAAATCCTCACCACCCGGTTCCCAGGTGAGAGGATACTCCGAATCCTTACCGAAATACTCCTTGCTCCGGGCATCCACAAGCGCCACAAGTGCGGAATCCTTTACTGATCGTGCATAGTCCAAGGCAAAGATGAGTCCGAATGCTGTATTGGGATGAACACCAGTGCGGATCGGGTAGTTCTGTTTGGGGAGGAATGCCATGTACCGCTTCACGATGGCCCGGGTGAGCGGTTCGAGTGCAGAAGACCAGCGCTGTGCGTCAGGGTCGTCCCATTCGTGAAGCTCCTGAGCGAGCTTGAGGAGCCACGCCCACCCGTACGTCCGCTCGAACGATGTTCGTCCGCGTTGATCGAGATACGATGCTTCCATGCGTACATTGGCGGGGTCGAGATTCTATTGATGACGGCCCGTATCCGGCCTGCTTCCCGGCAGGCCGGGGACGGAGCGGAGAAGCCGGACAAGCATCCAGTGGCCATGCACCGAGGAATGCCAATCGTAGCAGCCATAGAAACTAGGATGAAGAGAGCGTGGGGAACGAACTTCGCTGGAGTCGTTCATCACGTGGTCGAGCTTGTTCGGATACTCGCGTTGAACGCATCGCAAAGCGATCTGCGTGAAGCGGGAAGCGGTCTCTACCATGATCGCGCCGGCGGGCTGATCCTGTCCGTGGACGTTCGATTGCAGCGTGCACGCAAGTATCGAGATCACGACAGCAACCTGCCGGAAGTTCGTCGTCTTCAAGCGGCCTCCTGTGGAATGGCTTCCCACAAGAACGCCCAATCTTCGTGGAAAAGCAATGCGCGGGATGCAATGGCGATGGCAGGTGTTCTTCGGGTCGATCCCGGGAGGGGAGTGAGAGGCGACCGCACGTCCCAATGAGGTGCCGGGCGGATTCGAACCGCCGAAAAAGAGTTTTGCAGACTCTCCCCTTGACCACTCGGGCACGGCACCGGATGCCGTACCGGACCCCGAAAGGTCCGGTACGGTCGGCATCTTCTGGCATGTTCCTGCTTCGCTGCGGCACCCTCCGACCGCATCGAGGCGATGCGGAAATCTTCGATGATGTCATCGATGTGCTCGATCCCCACTGACACCCGCACGAGTTCCGGTGTCACGCCCGAATCGGCCTGCTCCTTAGCGGACAACTGTTGATGCGTCGTCGATGCAGGATGGATCACGAGCGTCTTGGCATCGCCGACGTTGGCAAGGAGACTTGCCAGCTTCAGGTTGTCGATGAGTGCGCGGCCTGCATCATGTCCGCCCTTGATCCCGAATACGAGTACCCCGCCGAACTGGCCTTCGCGAAGATACTTCTTCGC
Above is a window of Ignavibacteriota bacterium DNA encoding:
- a CDS encoding M20/M25/M40 family metallo-hydrolase; protein product: MHSDLVSLFVNAVKVEAQSLRERPMAEFVRAYLDGLSVKVVEDNTAPHFQGECGNLICIPAGFDPALPAVALLAHMDTPRPTLHVNPVVTDTRISSDGTTALGVDNRAGTAVLMHALRQHALSGAKANFIVVFSVGEELGLYGSKYVDLAPYNVKQCFVFDCSKRPGTYIQSCVGCSLYTATFIGKPSHAAVAPEKGVSAITMAAEAIRRIPQGRLSPTMTTNIGMIHGGTATNVVPAQCKLEGEVREYDKRVIEEHLAFLRETFQSVASEFGGAVEFQAQEDFAPFRLATDSDLIRMTDEILLSVGLKPNPIEYLGGSDANMLNGKGVPAVNLGIGAQNPHGDDEFILIEDLVKTEEIAFEIIKRVSGRT
- a CDS encoding copper homeostasis protein CutC; amino-acid sequence: MNLPTVLEICLDSVESCIAAERGGAQRVELCADLAEDGITPSAGMIAAARSTTSIGIHVMIRPRAGDFCYSDAEYEVMKRDVTFARELGADGVVFGILTRDGVVDEPRTRELVALASPMIVTFHRAFDATTDPLRSLEVLIASGVRRVLTSGQAPSAARGIEVLRQLILQASGRIEIMAGVGITAGNAREIREKTGVRDIHVGSGATSPAHEEISGGLFRTGERRVVDADKVSRIIEALRS
- a CDS encoding NAD(P)H-dependent oxidoreductase, with product MGSHRIAVFVGSLRKEAYSRKTAKALMAVAPASLTMEILEIGHLSFYNEDRESAPPPEWVEFRARLKPFDGVLFITPEFNRSIPAALKNAIDVASRPKGQNVWDGKPGGVVSISTGGISGFGAHHHLRQMLVCLNVPAMAGPEAYIGNVGKLFDEQGLLINDSTKAFLTKFMQSFARWVDVNTQ
- a CDS encoding DUF2891 domain-containing protein; its protein translation is MEASYLDQRGRTSFERTYGWAWLLKLAQELHEWDDPDAQRWSSALEPLTRAIVKRYMAFLPKQNYPIRTGVHPNTAFGLIFALDYARSVKDSALVALVDARSKEYFGKDSEYPLTWEPGGEDFFSPALMEADLMRRVLPQGDFRSWFKTFGRELAGPERPALLHPAIVTDRSDPKLVHLDGLNLSRAWAMRGIASALANDDPLKATLLASARVHETAGLSYVASGNYEGEHWLASFAVLLLTQP
- a CDS encoding DUF2891 family protein, producing the protein MKTTNFRQVAVVISILACTLQSNVHGQDQPAGAIMVETASRFTQIALRCVQREYPNKLDHVMNDSSEVRSPRSLHPSFYGCYDWHSSVHGHWMLVRLLRSVPGLPGSRPDTGRHQ